The Polaribacter tangerinus genome has a segment encoding these proteins:
- a CDS encoding DUF2911 domain-containing protein — MKKIITSLCLIAFTAIGYGQIKTPDKSPLQKISQKVGLTDITLEYSRPSVRGRKIFGGLEDFGKVWRTGANSNTTISLSTDFMIDNQTIKAGTYAVYTIPGEKNWEIILYTDTNNWGTPKKWDDSKVAVKTTVPAENMPMTIETFTITFDNLTNNSFILGLLWENTMVNLPITLPTDNIVSKQIEAKMAGPSAQDMYAAAVYYLEADKDIKKAQNWIDTAVKMTADSPKFWFLRQQALIHAKAGNVKGAIAAAKESLKYAEKANNAGYIKMNKASLKEWGAL, encoded by the coding sequence ATGAAAAAAATTATAACAAGCTTGTGCTTAATAGCATTTACAGCCATTGGTTATGGACAAATTAAAACACCAGACAAAAGTCCGCTTCAAAAAATATCCCAAAAAGTTGGTTTGACAGATATTACATTAGAATATTCTAGGCCAAGTGTAAGAGGAAGAAAAATATTTGGAGGCTTGGAAGATTTTGGAAAAGTTTGGAGAACTGGAGCAAACTCTAATACGACAATAAGTTTATCTACAGATTTTATGATTGACAACCAAACAATTAAAGCTGGTACTTATGCGGTATACACAATTCCTGGAGAAAAAAACTGGGAAATAATTTTATACACAGATACCAATAATTGGGGAACACCAAAAAAATGGGACGACTCTAAAGTAGCTGTTAAAACAACAGTTCCCGCAGAGAATATGCCTATGACTATAGAAACGTTTACCATAACTTTCGACAACCTTACAAACAATAGTTTCATTCTTGGTCTTTTGTGGGAAAATACTATGGTAAACCTACCCATAACTTTACCAACAGACAACATTGTTTCTAAACAAATTGAAGCAAAAATGGCAGGACCATCTGCCCAAGACATGTATGCGGCAGCAGTATATTATTTAGAAGCAGATAAAGACATTAAAAAAGCACAAAACTGGATTGATACCGCAGTAAAAATGACTGCAGACTCACCTAAGTTTTGGTTTTTAAGACAACAAGCATTAATTCATGCAAAAGCAGGAAATGTAAAAGGTGCTATAGCTGCTGCAAAAGAATCTTTAAAATATGCCGAAAAAGCAAATAATGCAGGATATATAAAAATGAATAAAGCCTCTCTTAAAGAATGGGGTGCACTGTAA
- a CDS encoding SAM hydrolase/SAM-dependent halogenase family protein produces MNFITLTTDFGTKDHFVGAVKGAIYSELPEAKIVDITHEISPFNITETAYILKHSYKSFPTGTIHIIGVDSELSEDNKHIALELDDHYFVCPDNGIISMIANEIKPKRIVEINIHDRVESSFPVLDVFVQVACFIARGGNLTVIGKEINSFKKIREIQPIVNNTQNQLIGGIVYIDNYGNVITNISKKMFLDIGRGRDFRVVAKKHTFSKIFTKYNEIASNSSYENHQYDGHKLAIFNAAGFLEIAIYRSNLGSVGGASSLLGLQYRDTITVEFIDTPEQDYTKI; encoded by the coding sequence ATGAATTTCATAACACTTACAACAGATTTCGGAACAAAAGACCATTTTGTAGGTGCAGTTAAAGGTGCTATTTACTCTGAGCTTCCGGAAGCTAAAATTGTTGATATAACTCACGAAATTTCTCCTTTTAACATTACAGAAACAGCCTATATCCTAAAGCATTCTTACAAAAGCTTCCCAACAGGAACCATACATATTATTGGTGTAGATTCTGAACTAAGTGAAGATAATAAACATATTGCTTTAGAGCTAGATGACCATTATTTTGTGTGTCCGGATAACGGTATTATCTCTATGATAGCGAATGAAATTAAGCCCAAAAGAATTGTAGAAATTAACATTCATGATCGGGTAGAAAGTAGTTTTCCTGTATTAGATGTTTTTGTGCAAGTTGCTTGTTTTATTGCTCGTGGAGGAAATTTAACCGTAATAGGAAAAGAAATAAACTCTTTTAAAAAAATTAGAGAAATTCAACCTATTGTAAATAATACACAAAACCAACTTATTGGCGGTATTGTTTATATAGATAATTATGGAAATGTGATTACCAATATTAGTAAAAAAATGTTTTTAGACATTGGTAGAGGAAGAGATTTTAGGGTAGTTGCCAAAAAACACACTTTTTCTAAAATATTTACAAAATATAATGAAATTGCCAGCAATAGCTCTTATGAAAATCACCAATATGATGGACATAAATTGGCTATTTTTAATGCCGCCGGATTTTTAGAAATTGCCATTTACAGAAGTAATTTAGGCAGTGTTGGCGGCGCTTCTTCTTTACTAGGCTTGCAATATAGAGATACCATAACTGTAGAGTTTATCGATACTCCAGAACAAGATTATACCAAAATTTAA
- a CDS encoding NAD(P)H-binding protein — translation MNSISILGAGWLGKELAVSFTEDGFSVKVSTTSEKKVPVLEALGFDTFIVDIETYEEFDDFLNSDILIIAITSKDIDAFERLISQIKYSPIQKIILVSSTGVYQAKNKVVTEQDSVPNSSLVTIENLFKESTFFETTIVRFGGLFGGERHPANWFKDGKKIPQPNGYVNMIHRDDCIEIIHEIIAQNCWNDTFNACASHHPTRREYYTLAKLSKGFQVPEFEEHQPDKWKIISSKKLENTLHYKFIHNDLLKPY, via the coding sequence ATGAATAGCATTAGTATTTTAGGAGCAGGTTGGTTGGGAAAAGAATTGGCAGTTAGTTTTACAGAAGATGGGTTTTCGGTAAAAGTATCTACCACTTCAGAAAAAAAAGTACCTGTTTTAGAGGCATTAGGTTTCGATACTTTTATAGTTGATATAGAGACCTATGAAGAGTTTGACGATTTTTTAAACTCAGATATTTTAATAATAGCAATTACCTCTAAAGATATTGATGCATTTGAAAGGTTGATATCTCAAATTAAATATTCTCCAATTCAAAAAATTATTTTGGTGAGTTCTACAGGAGTTTATCAGGCTAAAAATAAGGTGGTTACAGAGCAAGATAGCGTACCCAATAGTTCGCTTGTAACCATCGAAAATTTATTTAAAGAAAGCACTTTTTTTGAAACCACTATTGTACGCTTTGGAGGTTTGTTTGGTGGAGAAAGACACCCAGCAAATTGGTTTAAAGATGGAAAAAAAATTCCACAACCTAACGGATATGTAAATATGATTCATCGAGATGATTGTATTGAAATTATCCATGAAATTATTGCTCAAAATTGTTGGAACGATACCTTTAATGCCTGCGCCTCTCATCATCCAACTAGAAGAGAGTATTACACATTAGCAAAGTTAAGCAAAGGATTTCAGGTTCCAGAATTTGAGGAACATCAACCAGATAAATGGAAAATTATAAGTTCTAAAAAGTTAGAAAACACCTTACACTATAAGTTTATACATAACGATTTATTAAAACCTTATTAG
- the gldG gene encoding gliding motility-associated ABC transporter substrate-binding protein GldG: protein MLAILNKELNAFFSSTIGYLVIGVFLLFNGLFLFVFKDNFNILNAGFADINPFFYIAPWVFLFLIPAITMKSFADEFSSGTIEILKTSPLTFNQIILGKFLASLFLSIIAILPTISYILTIYALANPVGNIDFGSIIGSYIGLILLAATYTGVGVFTATLSRNQIIAFLLSVFVTFILFFGFDAVANLFENNSTIIQQFGIQEHYKSIARGVIDTRNVIYFITISFFFLFCAKKQLENTFRIKKLVVICIGCILINFISNSFYKRFDITSDKRFTLSKVTKNTISSLDKALHITVYLEGDFPSEFKRLQTETKQFLEELSSENKNLKISFKNPDNIRESLIKKGMMPSQLTVEENGKLSEAIIFPWAEINWGKKTRIVSLLPTTVLASQEEQLQKAIENLEHSFIDGIYTILQNKGKKIGVITGNGQLSDIYQYSYLSEVAKKYQLAKFTLRDLEGKEQQTLKDILNLDLAIIAKPTEKFTEKEKFILDQFITNGGKTLWMIDNVQADQDSLAATGKMMVYPRDLNLTNLLFSYGVRINNNLIKDLYAADIPVATGKVGNQTQFKNLAWYFHPLVSGNPNNAITKNVIPVRLQFANNIDTLPNNIKKTPLLVSSVLTQKIGTPTFISLQSIADEVVEKEYISGNQVFAILLEGNFNSAYKDRILPFKTPYFQKVSKANKMVIIADGDIGKNQLLKNKPFDLSRDKWTNQEFGNKDFLLNTIDYLLDDNGIINLRNKTVKIKMLDKQKAYSERTFWQFFNVFLPLILLFIFGCIFFYLRKRKYQK from the coding sequence ATGTTAGCCATTTTAAATAAAGAACTTAATGCATTTTTTTCGAGTACAATTGGGTATTTAGTAATTGGTGTTTTTTTGCTGTTTAACGGTCTATTCTTATTTGTTTTTAAAGATAATTTTAATATCTTAAATGCAGGTTTTGCAGATATTAATCCTTTTTTTTACATAGCTCCTTGGGTGTTCCTTTTTTTAATTCCTGCCATTACAATGAAAAGTTTTGCAGATGAGTTTAGTAGTGGAACAATAGAAATTTTAAAAACATCTCCCCTTACTTTCAACCAAATTATTTTAGGTAAATTTTTAGCCTCATTATTTTTGTCAATTATAGCTATTTTACCCACAATTAGTTACATACTAACAATATATGCATTAGCAAATCCTGTTGGAAACATAGACTTTGGCAGCATTATAGGCTCCTACATAGGCTTAATTTTGTTAGCAGCTACTTATACTGGTGTTGGAGTTTTTACGGCTACTCTCTCTAGAAACCAAATTATAGCATTTCTTTTAAGTGTTTTTGTAACATTTATATTATTTTTTGGTTTCGATGCAGTTGCAAATTTATTTGAAAATAACAGCACAATTATTCAGCAATTTGGCATACAAGAGCATTACAAAAGTATTGCAAGAGGTGTTATTGATACTAGAAATGTTATTTATTTTATAACCATATCTTTTTTCTTTTTATTTTGTGCAAAAAAACAATTAGAGAATACCTTTAGAATAAAAAAGTTAGTAGTTATATGTATTGGATGTATTCTTATTAACTTTATTAGTAATTCTTTTTACAAAAGATTTGATATTACATCAGATAAAAGATTTACACTTTCTAAGGTAACAAAAAACACCATTTCTAGCTTAGACAAAGCACTACACATTACTGTATATTTAGAGGGTGATTTTCCTTCGGAATTTAAAAGACTTCAAACAGAAACAAAACAATTTTTAGAAGAGCTATCTTCAGAGAATAAAAATCTAAAAATTAGTTTTAAAAACCCAGATAATATTCGAGAGTCGCTTATTAAAAAAGGGATGATGCCAAGCCAACTAACTGTAGAGGAAAATGGTAAACTTTCGGAAGCTATCATTTTTCCGTGGGCAGAAATAAATTGGGGCAAAAAAACAAGAATTGTCTCTTTATTGCCGACAACGGTTTTAGCATCTCAAGAAGAACAATTACAAAAAGCCATCGAAAATTTAGAACATAGCTTTATTGACGGCATATATACCATACTTCAAAATAAAGGAAAAAAAATAGGTGTAATTACTGGCAACGGACAATTATCAGACATTTATCAATATAGTTATTTAAGTGAAGTTGCAAAAAAGTACCAATTGGCTAAATTTACTTTACGTGATTTGGAAGGTAAAGAACAACAAACTTTAAAAGATATTCTAAACTTAGATTTGGCTATTATAGCAAAGCCTACAGAAAAATTTACAGAAAAAGAAAAATTTATACTAGACCAATTTATAACCAACGGTGGTAAAACACTTTGGATGATAGACAATGTTCAGGCAGACCAAGATAGCCTTGCAGCTACTGGCAAAATGATGGTATATCCGCGAGATTTAAACCTCACAAACCTACTTTTTTCTTATGGTGTAAGAATAAATAACAATCTTATAAAAGACTTATATGCTGCCGATATTCCTGTTGCTACTGGCAAGGTGGGTAATCAAACTCAGTTTAAAAACTTGGCATGGTATTTCCATCCGCTTGTAAGCGGAAACCCTAATAATGCAATTACTAAAAATGTTATTCCTGTTCGTTTACAGTTTGCAAATAATATAGATACATTGCCAAATAACATAAAAAAAACACCTCTTTTGGTTAGCTCTGTTTTAACCCAAAAAATTGGTACTCCTACTTTTATCTCTCTACAATCTATTGCAGATGAGGTAGTTGAAAAAGAATATATTTCTGGAAACCAAGTTTTTGCAATTTTATTAGAAGGCAATTTTAACTCTGCATATAAAGACCGAATTTTGCCTTTTAAAACACCTTACTTTCAAAAGGTTTCTAAAGCTAATAAAATGGTAATTATTGCTGATGGTGATATTGGCAAAAATCAGCTTTTGAAAAACAAACCATTCGATTTATCTAGAGATAAATGGACCAATCAAGAATTTGGCAATAAAGATTTTTTACTGAATACCATCGACTATTTACTAGATGATAACGGAATTATAAACCTAAGAAATAAAACGGTAAAAATTAAAATGTTGGATAAACAAAAAGCATATTCTGAAAGAACTTTTTGGCAGTTTTTTAATGTATTTTTACCACTAATTCTTTTATTTATTTTTGGATGTATCTTCTTCTATTTAAGAAAAAGAAAGTATCAAAAATAA
- a CDS encoding outer membrane beta-barrel protein, with the protein MLLKRIPTILLVLSVFIVHAQSEKEKLKKNALIDVYIYGGIGFATIKDSATPNYNANINSSEVLINYNFSRQFGVATGIGFNQLSANGSAGNAFFHHTRNLLKIPALLTYSSVTNGSIEYFGSIGFYTQNITKDHYQYLSNTTKNNFSGWNFGTQASAGLLFHFSKNTKVGIIFNGQSDFTNFNTTLKGSNQTQKITNLNTIGIVFKLRQ; encoded by the coding sequence ATGCTTTTAAAAAGAATTCCTACCATACTATTAGTACTTAGTGTCTTTATTGTACACGCACAATCTGAAAAAGAAAAGTTGAAAAAAAATGCTTTAATTGATGTATATATTTATGGCGGAATAGGTTTTGCAACTATAAAAGACTCTGCAACACCAAACTACAATGCAAATATTAATAGTAGCGAAGTTTTAATAAACTATAATTTTTCTAGACAATTTGGCGTTGCCACCGGTATTGGTTTTAACCAACTATCTGCAAATGGTAGCGCTGGTAATGCTTTTTTTCATCACACGAGAAACCTTCTTAAAATTCCGGCTTTACTTACCTACTCTTCAGTTACAAATGGCTCTATAGAATATTTTGGGTCGATAGGATTTTACACTCAAAACATCACCAAAGATCATTATCAATATTTATCTAACACTACCAAAAATAATTTTAGTGGTTGGAATTTCGGAACACAAGCAAGTGCGGGATTACTATTTCATTTTAGTAAAAACACTAAAGTCGGTATAATTTTTAATGGTCAGTCAGATTTTACTAATTTTAATACTACTTTAAAAGGGAGCAACCAAACGCAAAAAATAACCAATTTAAATACCATCGGAATCGTTTTTAAGCTTCGTCAATAA
- a CDS encoding putative quinol monooxygenase, with protein MFVRIVKMQFHGKYIDTFLSIFEAKKNSIRNSEGCLLLELYQDKNNAEIFFTYSYWETEEALENYRKSALFKNVWQQTKKLFNNKPAAWSVDKKVSLP; from the coding sequence ATGTTTGTAAGAATAGTTAAAATGCAGTTTCACGGAAAATATATTGACACTTTTTTATCAATATTTGAAGCAAAAAAAAATTCGATAAGAAACTCAGAAGGGTGCCTGCTTTTAGAACTCTATCAAGATAAAAATAATGCGGAAATATTTTTTACTTATTCTTATTGGGAAACAGAAGAAGCGCTAGAAAACTACAGAAAATCTGCACTTTTTAAAAATGTTTGGCAACAAACCAAAAAACTATTTAACAACAAACCCGCTGCTTGGAGTGTCGATAAAAAAGTAAGTTTACCTTAA
- a CDS encoding PhoH family protein, whose translation MNERVLELSEINPKDFFGPHNATVEQLKKYFPKIKIVARDTTLKIYGESDILDEFEIRFERLINYFERYNKLDENSIEQIVTSTGKESKTNAAKNAKEVLVHGVGGKLIKAQTDNQRKMVASMTKNDMLFAVGPAGTGKTYTAVALAVKALKEKEVRRIILTRPAVESGENLGFLPGDLKEKLDPYMQPLYDALRDMIPHEKLESHLEKGIIQIAPLAFMRGRTLDNAFVILDEAQNTTHAQMKMFLTRMGKSAKFIITGDPGQIDLPRKQVSGLKEALLALKEIDGIAQVFLDDKDVVRHRLVRRIISAYKSIETS comes from the coding sequence TTGAACGAACGTGTTTTAGAACTATCAGAAATTAACCCAAAAGATTTTTTTGGACCACACAATGCCACTGTAGAACAACTAAAAAAGTATTTTCCTAAGATAAAAATCGTAGCTAGAGATACTACGTTAAAAATTTATGGAGAATCAGACATTTTAGATGAATTTGAAATAAGGTTCGAGCGATTAATAAATTATTTTGAACGTTACAATAAGTTAGATGAAAACAGCATCGAGCAAATTGTTACCTCAACAGGTAAAGAATCTAAAACGAATGCAGCAAAAAATGCCAAAGAAGTATTGGTTCATGGTGTGGGTGGAAAACTGATTAAAGCTCAAACAGACAATCAACGAAAAATGGTTGCTTCAATGACAAAAAACGATATGCTCTTTGCTGTAGGACCTGCAGGAACAGGAAAAACATATACAGCAGTTGCATTGGCAGTAAAAGCGTTGAAAGAAAAAGAAGTTAGAAGAATTATTTTGACTAGGCCAGCAGTAGAATCAGGAGAAAATTTAGGGTTCTTACCAGGAGATTTAAAAGAAAAATTAGACCCATATATGCAACCTTTGTATGATGCTTTACGCGACATGATACCTCATGAAAAGTTAGAGTCTCACCTAGAAAAAGGAATTATTCAAATTGCGCCATTGGCTTTTATGAGAGGAAGAACTTTAGACAATGCTTTTGTTATTTTAGATGAAGCACAAAATACAACTCATGCTCAAATGAAAATGTTTTTAACTAGAATGGGAAAAAGCGCAAAGTTTATTATTACTGGTGATCCTGGTCAGATAGATTTACCAAGAAAACAAGTGTCTGGACTTAAAGAAGCTTTATTAGCGTTAAAAGAAATTGACGGTATTGCACAAGTTTTTTTAGACGACAAAGACGTTGTAAGACATCGATTGGTTAGGAGAATAATATCTGCTTATAAAAGTATAGAAACAAGTTAG
- a CDS encoding PIG-L family deacetylase, whose protein sequence is MKSFILLFFTLFLSLKSAFSQKPQKLSSNQIFEKIEKLNFLGTALYVAAHPDDENTRLIAFLANKVKARTGYLSLTRGDGGQNLIGSEIRELLGVIRTQELLAARSIDGGEQLFTRANDFGYSKHPDETLKIWNKNEVLADVVWAIRTFKPDIVINRFNHRTPGTTHGHHTSSAILSVQAFDLAGDKDKFPAQLKNTSVWSPKKLFFNTSSWFYKSESEFKKATLGKLLSLEVGNYYPLKGLSNNELASMASSQHLCQGFGRLSSRGSQSEYLEILKGDKVNEEASLFSGINTTWSRLENGSEIGLILEEIEENFNFKNPQVHLSALLKAFVLIQNLKDPHWRMIKEKQIKEIIEACAGLYIEAVASSATAVPDSNIDVNFELLNRSNANVTLVAVRSYPSENTFLKDIVLATNTKLVFKEKIRLKEINYSSPYWLQEPASLGMYKVSDSLLIGKPETPRPIRFTFDLLIENIPISINKDIVRKYAEKDKGEVYEPFDVLPKITTNIKDKVLLFPDEKSKKIAVEVRAGVNNIQGNTTLNVPNGWRFYPEKQPFNIQQKGDRQIVFFTIYPPKNASEGTLKVVALSNDEIFEKEMVEINYSHIPKQRVLLNSEAKIVRLDIQTAGKKIGYIMGAGDAIPESLQQIGYKVTVINPALINENNLQMYDAVILGIRAYNVVTELKFKQKFLLDYVAKGGTMVVQYNTNRGVNVLAPYTLNLSRDRVTDEFSDVRFLNSEHPLLNYPNKITSQDFEDWVQERGLYFPNSWSSDYTPVLSIKDKGETAKNGSLLIAKYGKGNYIYTGLSFFRELPAGVSGAYRLFANILAVGKK, encoded by the coding sequence AATTTTCGAAAAGATAGAAAAACTCAATTTTTTAGGTACAGCACTTTATGTAGCCGCACATCCTGATGATGAAAACACCCGTTTAATTGCTTTCTTGGCAAATAAAGTTAAAGCCAGAACAGGTTACTTATCTCTTACTCGTGGCGATGGGGGTCAAAACTTAATAGGTTCTGAAATTAGAGAGTTGTTGGGGGTTATTAGAACCCAAGAATTGCTAGCTGCTAGAAGTATCGATGGAGGCGAACAACTTTTTACACGTGCCAACGATTTTGGCTATTCGAAACACCCAGATGAAACTTTAAAAATTTGGAATAAAAATGAGGTTTTGGCAGATGTTGTTTGGGCTATTAGAACCTTTAAACCAGATATTGTTATTAATAGATTTAATCATAGAACTCCCGGAACCACGCACGGTCATCATACAAGCTCTGCAATTTTAAGCGTTCAAGCTTTTGATCTTGCAGGTGATAAAGATAAATTTCCAGCACAATTAAAAAATACAAGTGTTTGGTCTCCAAAAAAACTATTTTTTAACACGTCTTCTTGGTTTTATAAAAGTGAATCTGAATTTAAAAAAGCGACTCTTGGTAAACTACTTTCTTTAGAGGTGGGTAATTACTACCCTTTAAAAGGTCTTTCTAATAATGAGTTGGCATCTATGGCTAGCAGTCAGCATTTATGTCAGGGTTTTGGTCGATTAAGCTCAAGAGGCTCTCAAAGCGAATATTTAGAGATTTTAAAAGGTGATAAAGTGAATGAAGAAGCCTCTCTTTTTTCAGGAATAAACACTACTTGGAGTAGGCTGGAGAACGGTTCTGAAATCGGACTTATTTTAGAAGAAATTGAAGAGAATTTCAATTTTAAGAATCCTCAAGTACATTTGTCTGCGTTATTAAAAGCCTTCGTCCTTATCCAAAATTTGAAAGACCCACATTGGCGTATGATCAAAGAAAAACAAATAAAAGAAATTATAGAGGCTTGTGCTGGGTTGTATATAGAGGCTGTCGCATCTAGTGCTACAGCGGTTCCTGATAGTAATATAGACGTAAATTTCGAGCTTTTGAATAGAAGTAATGCAAATGTTACTTTAGTTGCTGTGCGAAGTTATCCTTCAGAAAACACATTTTTAAAAGACATTGTTTTAGCAACAAATACAAAACTAGTATTTAAAGAAAAAATTCGTCTGAAAGAAATCAACTATTCATCGCCATATTGGTTGCAAGAGCCTGCAAGCTTAGGAATGTATAAGGTGTCGGATTCATTGCTAATTGGTAAGCCTGAAACCCCAAGACCTATCCGTTTTACTTTTGATTTACTAATAGAAAATATTCCGATATCTATTAACAAAGATATAGTTAGAAAGTATGCAGAAAAAGATAAAGGAGAGGTGTATGAGCCTTTTGATGTACTACCGAAAATTACAACAAACATAAAAGACAAAGTGTTGCTTTTTCCTGATGAAAAATCAAAAAAAATAGCTGTAGAGGTGCGAGCAGGAGTAAACAATATACAAGGAAATACAACGCTTAATGTTCCCAACGGATGGCGTTTTTATCCCGAAAAACAACCTTTTAATATTCAGCAAAAAGGAGATCGGCAAATAGTGTTTTTTACTATTTATCCTCCCAAAAATGCCTCTGAAGGAACTTTAAAAGTAGTAGCACTTTCAAATGATGAGATTTTTGAAAAAGAGATGGTAGAAATTAATTATAGTCATATTCCAAAACAAAGAGTCCTGTTAAATTCTGAGGCTAAGATTGTTCGTTTAGATATACAAACTGCTGGAAAAAAAATAGGCTATATAATGGGAGCGGGTGACGCCATTCCAGAGAGTTTACAGCAAATTGGTTACAAGGTTACTGTTATAAATCCTGCTTTAATAAACGAGAATAATTTACAAATGTATGATGCTGTAATTTTAGGGATAAGAGCCTACAATGTTGTGACAGAGCTAAAATTTAAACAGAAATTTTTACTAGACTATGTTGCAAAAGGGGGTACTATGGTTGTGCAATATAATACCAATAGAGGTGTAAATGTTTTGGCTCCTTACACCCTTAATCTTTCTAGAGATAGAGTTACTGATGAGTTTTCGGATGTTCGTTTTTTAAACAGCGAACACCCACTTTTAAACTATCCTAATAAAATTACATCTCAAGATTTTGAGGATTGGGTTCAAGAAAGAGGGTTGTATTTTCCGAATTCTTGGAGTTCAGATTATACACCAGTTTTGTCAATTAAAGACAAAGGAGAGACTGCTAAGAATGGAAGTTTATTAATTGCAAAATATGGAAAAGGGAACTACATATATACTGGTTTAAGCTTTTTTAGAGAGTTGCCAGCAGGAGTTTCTGGAGCTTACAGGTTATTTGCTAACATATTAGCTGTTGGTAAAAAGTAA
- a CDS encoding sodium:solute symporter — protein sequence MEIVSKLHLIDWVVLTVTLLFIVGYGTYVTRKNSNVSDYIKGGNDTKWWTIGLSVMATQASAITFLSTPGQAFHSGMGFVQFYFGLPIAMIIICVVFIPIYHRLKVYTAYEFLEGRFDLKTRSLAAILFLIQRGLAAGITIFAPAIILSAVLGWDLLTLNIIIGFLVIVYTVSGGTKAVNVTQKQQMVIIFMGMLIAFFMIMSQLPENITFVKALEIAGASNKMEVLDFSFDVNNRYTIWTGIFGGTFLMLSYFGTDQSQVQRYLSGKSIKESQLGLIFNGLLKVPMQFFILIIGVMVFVFYQFNPSPLNFNPSANLEIANSKYAKEYQQLQESHEEVETTKKALLLDGFQPHEKQQIQYLNEHDLFLKEKSKEIIDRIDAENTLIKVESNDKDYVFIHFILNNLPRGLIGLLLAVILSAAMSSTASELNALASTTAIDLYKRNVSNRSEIHYVKASKWFTLLWGVIAISVACIANLFENLIELVNIIGSIFYGNVLGIFLLAFFIKYVKGNAVFIAALITQVIIVYIFLQDVLPYLWLNLLGCTLVMAIAVLLQLLIPSKKKVH from the coding sequence ATGGAAATTGTAAGTAAATTACATTTGATAGATTGGGTTGTTTTAACAGTAACCTTACTTTTTATTGTGGGTTATGGTACCTATGTAACCAGAAAAAATAGCAATGTATCTGATTATATAAAAGGAGGAAACGACACCAAATGGTGGACAATCGGTCTTTCTGTTATGGCTACACAAGCCAGCGCAATAACATTTTTGTCTACTCCCGGACAAGCATTTCATAGTGGTATGGGATTTGTTCAGTTTTATTTCGGACTACCAATTGCTATGATAATTATTTGTGTAGTTTTTATTCCTATTTATCATAGATTAAAAGTGTATACTGCTTATGAGTTTTTAGAGGGTAGATTTGACTTAAAAACGCGTAGTTTGGCAGCAATTTTATTTTTAATCCAAAGAGGCTTAGCTGCAGGAATTACCATTTTTGCACCAGCAATTATTTTAAGTGCTGTACTTGGTTGGGATTTATTAACGTTGAATATAATAATTGGTTTTTTGGTAATTGTATATACAGTTTCAGGTGGCACAAAAGCCGTAAATGTTACCCAAAAGCAGCAGATGGTTATTATTTTTATGGGGATGTTAATAGCTTTTTTTATGATTATGAGTCAGCTTCCAGAAAATATTACGTTTGTAAAGGCGCTCGAAATTGCTGGAGCTAGTAATAAAATGGAAGTTTTAGATTTTTCTTTTGATGTAAATAATAGATATACCATCTGGACAGGTATTTTTGGTGGTACCTTTTTAATGCTATCTTATTTTGGTACAGACCAGAGTCAAGTGCAAAGGTATTTGTCTGGTAAATCTATAAAAGAAAGTCAGTTAGGTCTTATTTTTAATGGTTTATTAAAAGTGCCAATGCAATTTTTTATTCTAATTATTGGTGTAATGGTATTTGTTTTTTATCAGTTTAATCCGTCTCCATTAAACTTTAACCCTTCTGCAAATTTAGAAATAGCAAATTCTAAATATGCAAAAGAATACCAACAGCTTCAAGAGTCTCATGAAGAGGTAGAAACCACCAAAAAGGCACTTTTGTTAGATGGTTTTCAACCTCATGAAAAGCAACAAATTCAGTATTTAAATGAGCATGATTTATTTTTAAAAGAAAAATCTAAAGAAATTATAGATCGTATAGATGCAGAAAACACCTTAATTAAAGTTGAGTCTAACGACAAAGATTATGTTTTTATACACTTTATTTTAAACAATTTACCAAGAGGTTTAATCGGTTTGTTGTTGGCTGTAATATTGTCTGCAGCAATGTCCTCTACAGCTTCAGAACTTAATGCTTTGGCAAGTACAACAGCAATAGATTTATATAAAAGAAATGTTTCTAACAGAAGCGAAATACATTATGTAAAAGCTTCGAAATGGTTTACACTATTATGGGGCGTAATTGCCATTTCTGTTGCTTGTATTGCTAATTTATTTGAAAACTTAATAGAGCTAGTAAATATTATTGGGTCTATTTTCTACGGAAATGTATTAGGAATTTTCTTGCTTGCTTTTTTTATTAAGTATGTAAAAGGAAATGCTGTTTTTATCGCAGCGCTAATTACCCAAGTTATAATTGTGTATATTTTCTTACAAGATGTATTACCTTACCTGTGGTTAAATTTATTGGGTTGTACATTGGTTATGGCAATTGCAGTTTTACTGCAACTTCTTATACCTTCTAAAAAAAAAGTACACTAG